Proteins co-encoded in one Streptomyces sp. NBC_01283 genomic window:
- a CDS encoding TetR/AcrR family transcriptional regulator, which translates to MNKATESGPGTPATDRGGEDRRQRKARQTREALADAAIDLILEQGLAAVTVEAVAERADVTRRTFSRHFGGKEAAALDFTRADGDRINAALRVRPADEPPFAAYRAAVQDWLADPESPGLHRRSRTRALLALVDTEPALFAAYERVRVDAQDESVRIIADRLGTDPARDQRPAVVVGAAAGVLTAALRSWARGGHEHDEDLAAHVEQAYAVLTREAALAAPHIG; encoded by the coding sequence ATGAACAAGGCGACGGAATCCGGCCCAGGAACCCCGGCCACGGACCGGGGCGGCGAGGACCGCAGGCAGCGCAAGGCCCGGCAGACCCGGGAAGCGCTCGCCGACGCGGCCATCGACCTGATCCTGGAACAGGGCCTAGCGGCCGTCACCGTGGAGGCCGTCGCCGAGCGCGCCGACGTCACGCGCCGCACCTTCAGCCGCCACTTCGGCGGCAAGGAGGCCGCGGCGCTCGACTTCACCCGCGCCGACGGCGACCGCATCAACGCGGCCCTGCGCGTCCGGCCCGCCGACGAGCCGCCGTTCGCCGCCTACCGCGCGGCCGTGCAGGACTGGCTCGCCGACCCGGAGTCCCCGGGCCTGCACCGTCGGTCCCGGACGCGGGCGCTGCTCGCGCTCGTCGACACGGAGCCCGCCCTGTTCGCCGCGTACGAACGCGTCCGGGTCGACGCCCAGGACGAGTCCGTCCGGATCATCGCCGACCGGCTCGGCACCGACCCCGCCCGGGACCAGCGCCCGGCTGTCGTGGTCGGCGCCGCCGCCGGAGTCCTGACCGCGGCCCTGCGCAGCTGGGCGCGCGGCGGGCATGAGCACGACGAAGACCTCGCCGCACATGTGGAGCAGGCCTACGCCGTCCTGACCAGGGAGGCCGCCCTCGCGGCTCCCCACATCGGATGA
- a CDS encoding DUF1232 domain-containing protein, with protein sequence MSTEVTVLLVAAAVLVAATLAVAIALLVRLVRTRRTLRAAGLPVERQWVFWGAVAYLVLPADLLPDPVFLDDIGVLLLALRSMKPASSGIGGRGAE encoded by the coding sequence ATGAGCACGGAAGTCACGGTCCTCCTTGTTGCCGCCGCGGTGCTGGTGGCCGCGACGCTCGCGGTCGCGATCGCGCTGCTCGTACGTCTGGTCCGCACGCGCCGCACGCTGCGCGCGGCGGGGCTTCCGGTCGAGCGCCAGTGGGTGTTCTGGGGTGCGGTCGCCTATCTCGTCCTGCCGGCCGATCTGCTGCCGGACCCGGTCTTCCTCGATGACATCGGGGTGCTCCTGCTCGCACTGCGGTCCATGAAGCCGGCGAGTTCAGGCATCGGGGGACGTGGGGCGGAGTAG
- a CDS encoding MBL fold metallo-hydrolase: protein MAARIDHLVTSGTFSLDGGTWDVDNNVWIVGDDSEVVVIDAAHDADAIAAVVGERRVVAIVCTHAHDDHIDAAPALAARTGAPILLHPADAELWKQTHPDRTPDGELSDGQELTVAGTELKVLHTPGHCLGAVSLYAPALGTVFTGDTLFAGGPGATGRSFSDFPTIVDSIRDRLLTLPPETEVRTGHGDSTSVGAEAPHLAEWIARGH from the coding sequence ATGGCCGCGCGCATCGACCACCTGGTCACCTCGGGCACGTTCTCCCTCGACGGGGGCACCTGGGACGTCGACAACAACGTATGGATCGTGGGGGACGACAGCGAGGTCGTCGTCATCGACGCGGCGCACGACGCGGACGCCATCGCGGCCGTGGTCGGGGAGCGCCGGGTCGTCGCGATCGTGTGCACGCACGCGCACGACGACCACATCGACGCGGCCCCCGCGCTCGCCGCCCGCACCGGCGCGCCGATCCTGCTGCACCCCGCCGACGCGGAGCTCTGGAAGCAGACCCACCCCGACCGCACCCCCGACGGTGAGCTGTCCGACGGACAGGAACTCACCGTGGCGGGCACGGAGTTGAAGGTCCTGCACACCCCGGGCCACTGTCTGGGCGCGGTCAGCCTCTACGCCCCCGCCCTGGGCACGGTCTTCACCGGCGACACGCTCTTCGCGGGCGGTCCCGGAGCGACGGGCCGGTCGTTCAGCGACTTCCCGACGATCGTCGACTCGATCAGGGACCGGCTTCTCACGCTGCCCCCGGAGACGGAGGTGCGGACCGGCCACGGCGACAGCACCAGCGTGGGCGCGGAGGCGCCGCACCTGGCGGAGTGGATCGCCCGCGGTCACTGA
- a CDS encoding isochorismatase family protein produces the protein MSESASRPIPPVQALIVVDMQTAFVTGDTAVPEAARVLDRTTDLITRARAAGALVVQLQNDGEPGADDEPGTPGWEIHLPVDADRGEVVIRKTVDDGFEGTPLRELLAEAGVSDLAICGVMSEMCVSATARTALDLDFRVVLPHDAHATQDIPAAAGISDMVPAATVSRVAEWALGDEVEIVARAQDVDFTKP, from the coding sequence ATGAGTGAGAGTGCGTCACGCCCCATACCCCCCGTCCAGGCGCTGATCGTGGTCGACATGCAGACCGCCTTCGTCACGGGCGACACCGCCGTCCCCGAAGCGGCCCGCGTCCTCGACCGGACGACCGACCTGATCACCCGGGCCCGCGCCGCAGGTGCGCTGGTCGTCCAGCTCCAGAACGACGGTGAGCCGGGAGCCGACGACGAACCGGGCACGCCCGGCTGGGAGATCCACCTGCCGGTGGACGCCGACCGGGGCGAGGTCGTCATCCGCAAGACCGTCGACGACGGCTTCGAGGGAACCCCGCTGCGCGAACTCCTCGCCGAGGCGGGCGTGAGCGATCTCGCCATCTGCGGGGTGATGTCCGAGATGTGCGTGTCGGCGACCGCGCGTACGGCCCTCGACCTGGACTTCCGTGTGGTCCTGCCGCACGACGCGCACGCGACGCAGGACATCCCCGCCGCCGCGGGCATCAGCGACATGGTCCCGGCGGCGACGGTGTCCCGGGTGGCCGAATGGGCCCTCGGCGACGAGGTCGAGATCGTCGCGAGGGCCCAGGACGTCGACTTCACCAAGCCGTAG
- a CDS encoding SDR family NAD(P)-dependent oxidoreductase, whose amino-acid sequence MSTTPVTTVPDYATEFAGKTAFVTGAASGIGLATARRLGAGGANVVIADYNADGAEKAAAQLLAEGIKAAAVAVDVTEPASVEAAVRFAVDTFGGLDLAVNNAGIGGESKPTGAYDIDVYNRVIRTNLDGVFYSMRYELPVLEAAGAGAVVNVASILGSVGFAGSPAYVAAKHGVVGLTKTAAAEYAAKGIRVNAVGPGFIETPLLQNMEKEAYDALVSLHPAGRLGHSEEVAELIVFLLSERASFIHGSYHLVDGAYTAR is encoded by the coding sequence ATGAGCACCACCCCCGTCACCACCGTCCCCGACTACGCCACCGAGTTCGCGGGCAAGACCGCGTTCGTCACGGGCGCCGCCTCCGGCATCGGCCTGGCCACCGCCCGCCGTCTGGGCGCGGGCGGGGCGAACGTCGTCATCGCCGACTACAACGCCGACGGCGCCGAGAAGGCCGCCGCCCAGCTCCTCGCGGAGGGCATCAAGGCCGCCGCGGTCGCCGTGGACGTCACCGAGCCCGCGTCGGTCGAGGCCGCCGTGCGGTTCGCCGTCGACACGTTCGGCGGGCTCGACCTCGCCGTGAACAATGCGGGCATCGGCGGGGAGAGCAAGCCGACGGGCGCGTACGACATCGATGTCTACAACCGCGTCATACGCACGAACCTCGACGGCGTCTTCTACTCGATGCGCTATGAACTCCCGGTCCTGGAGGCCGCGGGCGCGGGCGCCGTCGTGAACGTCGCCTCGATCCTCGGTTCGGTGGGCTTCGCGGGCTCCCCCGCCTATGTCGCCGCCAAGCACGGCGTCGTCGGCCTCACCAAGACGGCCGCCGCCGAGTACGCCGCGAAGGGCATCCGCGTGAACGCGGTCGGCCCCGGCTTCATCGAGACGCCGCTCCTGCAGAACATGGAGAAGGAGGCGTACGACGCCCTTGTCTCCCTGCACCCCGCCGGCCGCCTCGGCCACTCCGAGGAGGTCGCCGAGCTGATCGTGTTCCTGCTCTCGGAGCGGGCCTCGTTCATCCACGGCAGCTACCACCTGGTGGACGGCGCGTACACCGCCCGCTGA
- a CDS encoding amidohydrolase family protein: MSQTSQTLITAGRVLTGPNGRHVMGGAVLTEGQDIVAVGTRAEVEPLARGVAQRYALPDATVLPGLIDAHVHLVFDASKDPVAVLDAHSDTTLMAAMEERALQFLRSGVTTVRDLGDRGRLTLRLREEIAASRVPGPRIVAATTPLTTKGGHCWFLGGEVEGEGEIRALVRRNAELGADVIKVMATGGGLTRGGPATWQRQFDAPELRVIVREAHRAGLPVAAHGHGTAGIVAAVMAGVDTIEHCTWMTRKGFDLREDVLDTIVAKGIRICPTISPNWRMLPMFFGEERAKAMFDQVRTMAEHGARLIAGTDAGVQRAGCDGLAQSLGFYQHLGIEPHRIVDMATTEAADALGIADHVGRLAGGYRADLIAVHGDPLADVAALGDVRLIMANGKMVDHE; encoded by the coding sequence ATGAGCCAGACGAGCCAGACGCTGATCACGGCAGGGCGGGTTCTGACCGGGCCGAACGGCCGGCACGTCATGGGCGGCGCCGTGCTCACCGAGGGCCAGGACATCGTCGCTGTGGGCACCCGCGCCGAGGTCGAGCCCCTGGCGCGCGGCGTGGCGCAGCGGTATGCACTGCCCGACGCCACGGTGCTGCCCGGCCTCATCGACGCCCATGTCCACCTGGTCTTCGACGCGAGCAAGGACCCCGTCGCGGTCCTGGACGCGCACAGCGACACCACCCTCATGGCGGCCATGGAGGAGCGAGCGCTGCAGTTCCTGCGCAGCGGTGTCACCACCGTGCGCGATCTCGGTGACCGCGGCCGCCTCACCCTGCGGCTGCGCGAGGAGATCGCCGCGTCCCGGGTGCCGGGCCCACGCATCGTCGCCGCCACGACGCCGCTGACCACCAAGGGCGGCCACTGCTGGTTCCTGGGAGGTGAGGTCGAGGGCGAGGGCGAGATCCGCGCCCTGGTCCGGCGGAACGCCGAGCTCGGCGCGGACGTCATCAAGGTCATGGCCACCGGTGGCGGCCTCACCCGGGGCGGCCCCGCCACCTGGCAGAGACAGTTCGACGCCCCGGAGCTGCGCGTCATCGTCCGTGAGGCGCACCGGGCGGGACTGCCGGTCGCCGCCCACGGACACGGCACGGCGGGAATCGTGGCCGCCGTGATGGCGGGCGTCGACACCATCGAGCACTGCACCTGGATGACGCGCAAGGGCTTCGACCTGCGCGAGGACGTCCTGGACACCATCGTCGCCAAGGGCATCCGGATCTGCCCGACCATCAGCCCGAACTGGCGGATGCTGCCGATGTTCTTCGGCGAGGAACGGGCCAAGGCGATGTTCGACCAGGTCCGCACGATGGCGGAGCACGGCGCGCGGCTGATCGCCGGCACGGACGCGGGCGTCCAGCGCGCGGGCTGCGACGGCCTCGCCCAGAGCCTCGGCTTCTATCAGCACCTGGGCATCGAACCGCACCGCATTGTCGACATGGCGACCACGGAGGCCGCCGACGCCCTGGGCATCGCCGACCACGTCGGACGCCTGGCCGGCGGATACCGCGCCGACCTGATCGCGGTGCACGGCGACCCCCTCGCGGACGTCGCGGCCCTCGGGGATGTACGGCTGATCATGGCGAACGGCAAGATGGTGGACCATGAGTGA
- a CDS encoding lactonase family protein yields MTAGTNSGSDGRSDGGSEGRPEANGWGRRGFIGAVAATAAAAAVATPAHASESALHRERPPRRTRQLFLGTYTTQSGGGSGVGLATYDEATGQITGTGTLTGVPDPSYLCLHPSGKTLYAVNEREQGAVSAIALSASGPEVLGSRGTGGAGPCHLSVHPSGRWLLSANYGSGSVAVHPVQQSGALGESTDLATHSSPPPGPGQEGPHAHQIVTSPDGGHILAVDLGNDAVYSYRLDEKKGKLTQVSYATLRPGAGPRHLTFHPSGRFAYLANEVDNTVVVCAYDPGSGRLTPGDPQSTGTGEVTSYPAQLLVTSEGTFAFLANRGHNSLTRYAIEAGGARLRLLDTVPVGGDFPRHLAFSPSQRLLFAANQKSGSVSVFQVGDDGRLRLTGKPFAAPLAVCALPL; encoded by the coding sequence ATGACGGCAGGGACGAACAGCGGATCCGACGGCCGGTCCGACGGAGGGTCCGAGGGCCGGCCCGAGGCGAACGGCTGGGGCCGGCGCGGGTTCATCGGAGCCGTCGCCGCCACCGCTGCCGCCGCTGCCGTCGCCACACCCGCGCACGCCTCCGAGTCCGCCCTGCACCGCGAACGGCCACCGCGCCGCACCCGGCAGCTCTTCCTCGGCACGTACACCACCCAGTCCGGCGGCGGCAGCGGCGTCGGTCTCGCGACGTACGACGAGGCGACGGGACAGATCACCGGCACCGGCACGCTGACGGGCGTGCCCGATCCCTCCTACCTCTGCCTCCACCCCTCGGGCAAGACGCTCTACGCCGTCAACGAGCGGGAGCAGGGTGCCGTGTCCGCGATCGCGCTCTCGGCCTCGGGTCCCGAGGTCCTGGGCTCGCGTGGCACCGGGGGCGCGGGGCCCTGCCATCTGTCGGTGCACCCGAGCGGGCGCTGGCTGCTCAGCGCGAACTACGGCTCCGGAAGCGTGGCCGTCCACCCCGTCCAACAGTCCGGCGCGCTGGGCGAGTCGACCGATCTGGCCACCCACTCCAGCCCGCCTCCCGGCCCGGGGCAGGAAGGCCCGCACGCCCACCAGATCGTGACCAGCCCGGACGGCGGGCACATCCTCGCCGTCGACCTGGGCAACGACGCCGTCTACAGCTACCGCCTCGACGAGAAGAAGGGGAAACTCACCCAGGTCTCGTACGCCACGCTGCGGCCGGGCGCCGGGCCGCGCCACCTCACCTTCCACCCGTCGGGCCGCTTCGCCTATCTCGCCAACGAGGTCGACAACACCGTGGTCGTCTGCGCGTACGACCCCGGGAGCGGGCGGCTGACTCCCGGCGATCCGCAGTCCACCGGCACGGGCGAGGTCACCAGCTATCCGGCTCAGCTGCTCGTCACGTCTGAGGGCACCTTCGCCTTCCTCGCCAACCGCGGGCACAACAGCCTCACGCGGTACGCGATCGAAGCGGGCGGCGCCCGGCTGCGGCTGCTCGACACGGTTCCCGTCGGCGGGGACTTCCCCCGGCACCTCGCCTTCTCGCCGTCCCAGCGACTGTTGTTCGCGGCCAACCAGAAGTCGGGCTCGGTGAGCGTCTTCCAGGTCGGGGACGACGGCCGGCTGCGCCTGACGGGCAAGCCGTTCGCCGCACCGCTCGCGGTGTGCGCGCTGCCGCTGTAG
- a CDS encoding DUF2470 domain-containing protein — protein MGVRHASTTVPTAAARARSLLTTAWSCAVTTEIGRDELVGAHSVTPEGILLLSPPPDSALATAMICAPRGEPSTLVEFADVSPVPVRDRIRARLWLSGSLVPDGEGFIFAPTCAVLHDATGGRVGIDLDELALAAPDPLAEAEARLLTHLADAHEDAVEQLTRLVCADSLHGVVRVRPLAIDRYALTLRLEKARSQADVRLAFDEPVEDVAQVTERMHILLTKARHLRRPLLRPTSPDA, from the coding sequence ATGGGTGTCCGTCACGCCAGCACGACTGTGCCCACTGCAGCGGCACGCGCTCGCTCCCTGCTCACCACCGCGTGGTCCTGCGCGGTGACCACGGAGATCGGCAGGGATGAACTCGTCGGCGCGCACAGCGTCACGCCGGAGGGCATCCTCCTGCTGTCGCCGCCCCCGGACAGCGCGCTGGCCACCGCGATGATCTGCGCGCCGCGCGGTGAACCGTCCACCCTGGTGGAGTTCGCCGACGTCTCCCCGGTGCCGGTCAGGGACCGGATCCGGGCGCGGTTGTGGCTCTCGGGGTCACTCGTACCCGACGGGGAGGGATTCATCTTCGCGCCGACCTGTGCCGTGCTGCACGACGCGACCGGCGGCCGCGTCGGCATCGACCTCGACGAACTCGCCCTGGCCGCCCCCGATCCGCTGGCCGAGGCCGAGGCGCGGCTGCTGACCCATCTCGCCGACGCGCACGAGGACGCCGTCGAGCAGCTCACCCGGCTCGTGTGCGCGGACAGCCTGCACGGCGTGGTCCGCGTACGCCCGCTCGCCATCGACCGCTACGCCCTCACCCTGCGCCTGGAGAAGGCCCGCAGCCAGGCGGACGTCCGGCTCGCCTTCGACGAGCCCGTCGAGGACGTCGCCCAGGTGACCGAACGCATGCACATCCTGCTCACGAAGGCCCGGCACCTGCGCCGCCCCCTACTCCGCCCCACGTCCCCCGATGCCTGA